A single region of the Syngnathoides biaculeatus isolate LvHL_M chromosome 17, ASM1980259v1, whole genome shotgun sequence genome encodes:
- the xrcc4 gene encoding DNA repair protein XRCC4 isoform X4, whose translation MTHSFLRSAMDASVREILVSSRPGSSYFLRAEASGRGFASGFRVLLSDGRRAWRGEASEASVRREADELEMSEEKYVRDLREALTGGGSADSYRFDLSPPPPPDDGAAITLTYAKVRKDISFRLGSVALSPVPEPSEAARGLLTLSLARGTSLEHRNRELREQNRRLGQEHRRVAAELRRYVEGKEELEAELYSRFVLVLNEKKAKIRRLQESLNGLQAGHEGPAKETRQDGDRAAKAGEDLEYGGTTDDDDAACDEIGEGANPKQFRHAAAAVCPPFGETRTRSPGPLDDGPGGDITDVAPTRERRLRHPEASHARKRLL comes from the exons ATGACGCATTCATTTTTGCGGTCAG CGATGGACGCGAGCGTGAGGGAAATCCTGGTCTCGTCCCGGCCGGGCTCCTCCTACTTCCTGCGAGCGGAAGCCAGCGGGCGGGGCTTCGCCTCCGGCTTTCGGGTGCTGCTCAGCGACGGACGGCGAGCCTGGAGAGGAGaag CGAGCGAGGCGTCCGTGCGCCGAGAGGCGGACGAACTGGAGATGTCCGAGGAGAAGTACGTGCGCGACCTCCGGGAGGCGCTGACGGGGGGCGGAAGCGCCGACTCTTACCGCTTCGACctttcgccgccgccgccgcccgatGACGGCGCGGCGATCACGCTGACCTACGCCAAAGTGCGGAAGGACATCTCG TTCAGGCTGGGCTCGGTGGCGCTGAGTCCGGTCCCGGAGCCGTCGGAGGCCGCCAGGGGTTTGCTGACCCTCAGTCTGGCGAGAGGAACGTCCTTGGAGCACCGGAACCGGGAGCTCCGCGAGCAGAACCGACGCCTGGGGCAAGAACATCGGCGCGTCGCCGCAGA gtTGAGGCGCTACGTGGAGGGCAAAGAAGAGCTGGAGGCGGAGCTTTACTCTCGCTTTGTCCTGGTGCTGAACGAGAAGAAAGCCAAAATCCGCCGGCTCCAGGAAAGCCTCAACGGGCTCCAGGCCGGTCACGAGGGACCCGCCAAGGAGACGAGACAAGACGGGGACCGAGCGGCGAAGGCGGGGGAAGACCTCGAGTACGGCGGCACcaccgacgacgacgacgcagcTTGTGACG AAATTGGGGAGGGGGCAAACCCCAAACAATTTCgacacgccgccgccgccgtctgccCTCCCTTCGGAGAAACGCGGACCCGTTCTCCCGGCCCGTTGGACGACGGCCCCGgtggtgacatcacggacgTGGCGCCCACTCGCGAGCGACGCCTGCGCCACCCGGAGGCCTCGCACGCAAG GAAGCGGCTCTTGTAA
- the xrcc4 gene encoding DNA repair protein XRCC4 isoform X1, translated as MTHSFLRSAMDASVREILVSSRPGSSYFLRAEASGRGFASGFRVLLSDGRRAWRGEASEASVRREADELEMSEEKYVRDLREALTGGGSADSYRFDLSPPPPPDDGAAITLTYAKVRKDISFRLGSVALSPVPEPSEAARGLLTLSLARGTSLEHRNRELREQNRRLGQEHRRVAAELRRYVEGKEELEAELYSRFVLVLNEKKAKIRRLQESLNGLQAGHEGPAKETRQDGDRAAKAGEDLEYGGTTDDDDAACDEIGEGANPKQFRHAAAAVCPPFGETRTRSPGPLDDGPGGDITDVAPTRERRLRHPEASHARSDFPAATDQQRPPRRRRDAAEAEDLFEDF; from the exons ATGACGCATTCATTTTTGCGGTCAG CGATGGACGCGAGCGTGAGGGAAATCCTGGTCTCGTCCCGGCCGGGCTCCTCCTACTTCCTGCGAGCGGAAGCCAGCGGGCGGGGCTTCGCCTCCGGCTTTCGGGTGCTGCTCAGCGACGGACGGCGAGCCTGGAGAGGAGaag CGAGCGAGGCGTCCGTGCGCCGAGAGGCGGACGAACTGGAGATGTCCGAGGAGAAGTACGTGCGCGACCTCCGGGAGGCGCTGACGGGGGGCGGAAGCGCCGACTCTTACCGCTTCGACctttcgccgccgccgccgcccgatGACGGCGCGGCGATCACGCTGACCTACGCCAAAGTGCGGAAGGACATCTCG TTCAGGCTGGGCTCGGTGGCGCTGAGTCCGGTCCCGGAGCCGTCGGAGGCCGCCAGGGGTTTGCTGACCCTCAGTCTGGCGAGAGGAACGTCCTTGGAGCACCGGAACCGGGAGCTCCGCGAGCAGAACCGACGCCTGGGGCAAGAACATCGGCGCGTCGCCGCAGA gtTGAGGCGCTACGTGGAGGGCAAAGAAGAGCTGGAGGCGGAGCTTTACTCTCGCTTTGTCCTGGTGCTGAACGAGAAGAAAGCCAAAATCCGCCGGCTCCAGGAAAGCCTCAACGGGCTCCAGGCCGGTCACGAGGGACCCGCCAAGGAGACGAGACAAGACGGGGACCGAGCGGCGAAGGCGGGGGAAGACCTCGAGTACGGCGGCACcaccgacgacgacgacgcagcTTGTGACG AAATTGGGGAGGGGGCAAACCCCAAACAATTTCgacacgccgccgccgccgtctgccCTCCCTTCGGAGAAACGCGGACCCGTTCTCCCGGCCCGTTGGACGACGGCCCCGgtggtgacatcacggacgTGGCGCCCACTCGCGAGCGACGCCTGCGCCACCCGGAGGCCTCGCACGCAAG GAGCGACTTCCCGGCGGCAACCGATCAGCAGCGACCGCCGCGCCGTCGCCGTGATGCGGCGGAGGCGGAGGACCTGTTTGAGGACTTCTGA
- the xrcc4 gene encoding DNA repair protein XRCC4 isoform X5 yields the protein MTHSFLRSAMDASVREILVSSRPGSSYFLRAEASGRGFASGFRVLLSDGRRAWRGEASEASVRREADELEMSEEKYVRDLREALTGGGSADSYRFDLSPPPPPDDGAAITLTYAKVRKDISFRLGSVALSPVPEPSEAARGLLTLSLARGTSLEHRNRELREQNRRLGQEHRRVAAELRRYVEGKEELEAELYSRFVLVLNEKKAKIRRLQESLNGLQAGHEGPAKETRQDGDRAAKAGEDLEYGGTTDDDDAACDGGTGRYLEQSGLSSPSGEKRWKNGLLGKFCFCNI from the exons ATGACGCATTCATTTTTGCGGTCAG CGATGGACGCGAGCGTGAGGGAAATCCTGGTCTCGTCCCGGCCGGGCTCCTCCTACTTCCTGCGAGCGGAAGCCAGCGGGCGGGGCTTCGCCTCCGGCTTTCGGGTGCTGCTCAGCGACGGACGGCGAGCCTGGAGAGGAGaag CGAGCGAGGCGTCCGTGCGCCGAGAGGCGGACGAACTGGAGATGTCCGAGGAGAAGTACGTGCGCGACCTCCGGGAGGCGCTGACGGGGGGCGGAAGCGCCGACTCTTACCGCTTCGACctttcgccgccgccgccgcccgatGACGGCGCGGCGATCACGCTGACCTACGCCAAAGTGCGGAAGGACATCTCG TTCAGGCTGGGCTCGGTGGCGCTGAGTCCGGTCCCGGAGCCGTCGGAGGCCGCCAGGGGTTTGCTGACCCTCAGTCTGGCGAGAGGAACGTCCTTGGAGCACCGGAACCGGGAGCTCCGCGAGCAGAACCGACGCCTGGGGCAAGAACATCGGCGCGTCGCCGCAGA gtTGAGGCGCTACGTGGAGGGCAAAGAAGAGCTGGAGGCGGAGCTTTACTCTCGCTTTGTCCTGGTGCTGAACGAGAAGAAAGCCAAAATCCGCCGGCTCCAGGAAAGCCTCAACGGGCTCCAGGCCGGTCACGAGGGACCCGCCAAGGAGACGAGACAAGACGGGGACCGAGCGGCGAAGGCGGGGGAAGACCTCGAGTACGGCGGCACcaccgacgacgacgacgcagcTTGTGACG GCGGAACCGGGCGGTACCTTGAGCAAAGCGGATTATCATCACCAAGCggggaaaaaagatggaaaaatgggCTGCTGGGAAAGTTTTGTTTCTGTAACATTTGA
- the xrcc4 gene encoding DNA repair protein XRCC4 isoform X3: MTHSFLRSAMDASVREILVSSRPGSSYFLRAEASGRGFASGFRVLLSDGRRAWRGEASEASVRREADELEMSEEKYVRDLREALTGGGSADSYRFDLSPPPPPDDGAAITLTYAKVRKDISFRLGSVALSPVPEPSEAARGLLTLSLARGTSLEHRNRELREQNRRLGLRRYVEGKEELEAELYSRFVLVLNEKKAKIRRLQESLNGLQAGHEGPAKETRQDGDRAAKAGEDLEYGGTTDDDDAACDEIGEGANPKQFRHAAAAVCPPFGETRTRSPGPLDDGPGGDITDVAPTRERRLRHPEASHARSDFPAATDQQRPPRRRRDAAEAEDLFEDF, from the exons ATGACGCATTCATTTTTGCGGTCAG CGATGGACGCGAGCGTGAGGGAAATCCTGGTCTCGTCCCGGCCGGGCTCCTCCTACTTCCTGCGAGCGGAAGCCAGCGGGCGGGGCTTCGCCTCCGGCTTTCGGGTGCTGCTCAGCGACGGACGGCGAGCCTGGAGAGGAGaag CGAGCGAGGCGTCCGTGCGCCGAGAGGCGGACGAACTGGAGATGTCCGAGGAGAAGTACGTGCGCGACCTCCGGGAGGCGCTGACGGGGGGCGGAAGCGCCGACTCTTACCGCTTCGACctttcgccgccgccgccgcccgatGACGGCGCGGCGATCACGCTGACCTACGCCAAAGTGCGGAAGGACATCTCG TTCAGGCTGGGCTCGGTGGCGCTGAGTCCGGTCCCGGAGCCGTCGGAGGCCGCCAGGGGTTTGCTGACCCTCAGTCTGGCGAGAGGAACGTCCTTGGAGCACCGGAACCGGGAGCTCCGCGAGCAGAACCGACGCCTGGG gtTGAGGCGCTACGTGGAGGGCAAAGAAGAGCTGGAGGCGGAGCTTTACTCTCGCTTTGTCCTGGTGCTGAACGAGAAGAAAGCCAAAATCCGCCGGCTCCAGGAAAGCCTCAACGGGCTCCAGGCCGGTCACGAGGGACCCGCCAAGGAGACGAGACAAGACGGGGACCGAGCGGCGAAGGCGGGGGAAGACCTCGAGTACGGCGGCACcaccgacgacgacgacgcagcTTGTGACG AAATTGGGGAGGGGGCAAACCCCAAACAATTTCgacacgccgccgccgccgtctgccCTCCCTTCGGAGAAACGCGGACCCGTTCTCCCGGCCCGTTGGACGACGGCCCCGgtggtgacatcacggacgTGGCGCCCACTCGCGAGCGACGCCTGCGCCACCCGGAGGCCTCGCACGCAAG GAGCGACTTCCCGGCGGCAACCGATCAGCAGCGACCGCCGCGCCGTCGCCGTGATGCGGCGGAGGCGGAGGACCTGTTTGAGGACTTCTGA
- the xrcc4 gene encoding DNA repair protein XRCC4 isoform X2 yields the protein MDASVREILVSSRPGSSYFLRAEASGRGFASGFRVLLSDGRRAWRGEASEASVRREADELEMSEEKYVRDLREALTGGGSADSYRFDLSPPPPPDDGAAITLTYAKVRKDISFRLGSVALSPVPEPSEAARGLLTLSLARGTSLEHRNRELREQNRRLGQEHRRVAAELRRYVEGKEELEAELYSRFVLVLNEKKAKIRRLQESLNGLQAGHEGPAKETRQDGDRAAKAGEDLEYGGTTDDDDAACDEIGEGANPKQFRHAAAAVCPPFGETRTRSPGPLDDGPGGDITDVAPTRERRLRHPEASHARSDFPAATDQQRPPRRRRDAAEAEDLFEDF from the exons ATGGACGCGAGCGTGAGGGAAATCCTGGTCTCGTCCCGGCCGGGCTCCTCCTACTTCCTGCGAGCGGAAGCCAGCGGGCGGGGCTTCGCCTCCGGCTTTCGGGTGCTGCTCAGCGACGGACGGCGAGCCTGGAGAGGAGaag CGAGCGAGGCGTCCGTGCGCCGAGAGGCGGACGAACTGGAGATGTCCGAGGAGAAGTACGTGCGCGACCTCCGGGAGGCGCTGACGGGGGGCGGAAGCGCCGACTCTTACCGCTTCGACctttcgccgccgccgccgcccgatGACGGCGCGGCGATCACGCTGACCTACGCCAAAGTGCGGAAGGACATCTCG TTCAGGCTGGGCTCGGTGGCGCTGAGTCCGGTCCCGGAGCCGTCGGAGGCCGCCAGGGGTTTGCTGACCCTCAGTCTGGCGAGAGGAACGTCCTTGGAGCACCGGAACCGGGAGCTCCGCGAGCAGAACCGACGCCTGGGGCAAGAACATCGGCGCGTCGCCGCAGA gtTGAGGCGCTACGTGGAGGGCAAAGAAGAGCTGGAGGCGGAGCTTTACTCTCGCTTTGTCCTGGTGCTGAACGAGAAGAAAGCCAAAATCCGCCGGCTCCAGGAAAGCCTCAACGGGCTCCAGGCCGGTCACGAGGGACCCGCCAAGGAGACGAGACAAGACGGGGACCGAGCGGCGAAGGCGGGGGAAGACCTCGAGTACGGCGGCACcaccgacgacgacgacgcagcTTGTGACG AAATTGGGGAGGGGGCAAACCCCAAACAATTTCgacacgccgccgccgccgtctgccCTCCCTTCGGAGAAACGCGGACCCGTTCTCCCGGCCCGTTGGACGACGGCCCCGgtggtgacatcacggacgTGGCGCCCACTCGCGAGCGACGCCTGCGCCACCCGGAGGCCTCGCACGCAAG GAGCGACTTCCCGGCGGCAACCGATCAGCAGCGACCGCCGCGCCGTCGCCGTGATGCGGCGGAGGCGGAGGACCTGTTTGAGGACTTCTGA